The following proteins are encoded in a genomic region of Rattus rattus isolate New Zealand chromosome 2, Rrattus_CSIRO_v1, whole genome shotgun sequence:
- the Nkx6-2 gene encoding homeobox protein Nkx-6.2, giving the protein MDANRPGAFVLSSAPLAALHNMAEMKTSLFPYALQGPAGFKTPALGSLGAQLPLGTPHGISDILGRPVGAAGGGLLGSLPRLNGLASSAGVYFGPAAAVARGYPKPLAELPGRPPIFWPGVVQGSPWRDPRLAGSAQAGGVLDKDGKKKHSRPTFSGQQIFALEKTFEQTKYLAGPERARLAYSLGMTESQVKVWFQNRRTKWRKRHAAEMASAKKKQDSDAEKLKVGGSDAEDDDEYNRPLDPNSDDEKITRLLKKHKPSNLALVSPCGGSAGDAL; this is encoded by the exons ATGGACGCTAACCGCCCGGGCGCGTTTGTGCTGAGCAGCGCGCCTTTAGCCGCGCTGCACAACATGGCTGAGATGAAGACGTCGCTGTTCCCCTACGCGTTGCAGGGCCCGGCGGGCTTCAAGACACCGGCCCTAGGCAGCCTTGGCGCGCAGTTGCCTCTAGGCACTCCGCACGGCATCAGCGACATCCTGGGACGGCCGGTGGGAGCAGCGGGTGGCGGCCTCCTAGGAAGTCTGCCCCGTCTCAACGGGCTCGCCTCGTCCGCAGGTGTCTACTTCGGGCCCGCAGCTGCGGTGGCTCGGGGCTACCCCAAGCCGCTGGCGGAACTGCCTGGGCGCCCGCCCATCTTCTGGCCCGGGGTGGTGCAGGGCTCTCCCTGGAGGGACCCGCGCCTGGCCGGCTCGG CCCAAGCCGGCGGGGTCCTGGATAAGGATGGCAAGAAGAAACACTCGCGGCCGACTTTCTCTGGCCAGCAGATCTTCGCGCTGGAGAAGACTTTCGAGCAGACCAAGTACTTGGCAGGCCCAGAGCGCGCGCGGCTTGCCTACTCTCTGGGCATGACCGAGAGCCAGGTGAAG GTGTGGTTCCAGAATCGGCGGACCAAGTGGCGCAAGCGGCACGCGGCAGAGATGGCGTCGGCTAAAAAGAAGCAGGACTCGGATGCCGAGAAGCTGAAGGTGGGTGGCTCAGATGCGGAGGATGATGACGAGTACAACCGGCCCCTGGACCCCAACTCCGATGACGAGAAGATCACGCGGCTTCTCAAAAAGCACAAACCCTCGAACTTGGCGCTTGTTAGCCCGTGTGGCGGCAGCGCGGGGGACGCCTTGTGA